One genomic window of Candidatus Eisenbacteria bacterium includes the following:
- the murF gene encoding UDP-N-acetylmuramoyl-tripeptide--D-alanyl-D-alanine ligase codes for MRTLNLTPSPWLTLEDVIRVTWGRLAHTIEERHASVTFAACSIDTRSLSGGELFVPLPGTRADGHDFVASALDGKAAGSLVSDAWPRDAGWARSGKPVIVVRDPLRALQALGRHCRVRSGIPVTAVTGSNGKTTTKEMIAAVLGARYRVHRNRGNLNNHIGVPLTLTRLRPEHEMLVIEMGMSARGEIRELALLSLPNVGVLTNAAPAHLASLRTVEEVARAKSELAEALPRDGFLVLNADDERLWSMNRGRPVPQKSYALENRAADLVPARISLSAQGGASFALTDGTEFRLMLLGRHNVRNALGAILVGDHFGILRAQAAEALSGLRPERHRLELLESGGVFVLDDAYNANPASMREALRLLAAIETRGERRAVLGDMLELGPDSERFHEEAGREVPRGAWLYVAGEHAGAVERGARAAGVEAARIRQFAAVPEMAAAVEKDARPGDLILVKGSRGMRLEQVVDRLVPGRKDTFDPLHAAGRN; via the coding sequence ATTCGGACGTTGAATCTAACCCCGAGCCCCTGGCTCACGCTCGAGGACGTGATCCGCGTGACCTGGGGGCGGCTTGCCCACACCATCGAAGAGCGACACGCTTCCGTGACCTTCGCCGCATGCTCGATCGACACCCGGTCGCTCTCGGGCGGCGAGCTCTTCGTTCCGCTCCCGGGGACGCGCGCCGACGGTCATGACTTCGTGGCCTCGGCGCTCGACGGGAAGGCGGCGGGGAGCCTGGTCTCGGACGCGTGGCCGCGGGACGCCGGCTGGGCCAGGTCCGGGAAGCCGGTCATCGTGGTTCGGGATCCGCTCCGGGCGCTTCAGGCTCTGGGACGCCACTGCCGCGTGAGATCGGGCATTCCCGTGACCGCGGTCACCGGCTCGAACGGAAAAACGACTACGAAGGAGATGATCGCCGCGGTGCTCGGCGCGCGCTACCGGGTGCACAGGAATCGTGGAAATTTGAACAACCACATCGGGGTCCCGTTGACGCTCACCCGACTCAGGCCGGAGCACGAGATGCTCGTGATCGAGATGGGAATGAGCGCGCGCGGCGAGATCCGCGAGCTGGCGCTCCTCTCGCTTCCGAACGTCGGCGTCCTGACGAACGCCGCGCCGGCACACCTCGCCTCGCTTCGCACGGTCGAGGAGGTGGCGCGGGCGAAGAGCGAGCTCGCGGAGGCGCTGCCCCGGGACGGATTCCTGGTCCTGAATGCGGACGACGAGCGTCTCTGGAGCATGAACCGGGGCCGGCCGGTCCCCCAAAAAAGCTACGCCCTCGAAAATCGCGCGGCGGATCTCGTCCCGGCGCGGATCTCGCTCAGCGCGCAGGGGGGCGCGTCTTTCGCGCTGACGGACGGGACGGAGTTCCGCCTGATGCTTCTGGGGCGGCACAACGTGCGAAACGCGCTCGGGGCCATCCTCGTGGGGGATCATTTCGGCATCCTGCGCGCGCAGGCGGCCGAGGCCCTGAGCGGGCTCCGTCCGGAGCGCCACCGTCTCGAGCTTCTCGAGTCGGGCGGGGTCTTCGTGCTCGACGATGCGTACAACGCGAACCCTGCGTCGATGCGCGAGGCCCTCCGGCTCCTGGCCGCGATCGAGACCCGAGGGGAGCGCCGGGCCGTGCTGGGGGACATGCTGGAGCTGGGTCCCGATTCGGAGCGCTTCCACGAGGAGGCCGGCCGCGAGGTGCCGCGCGGCGCATGGCTCTACGTCGCGGGAGAGCACGCCGGCGCGGTGGAGCGCGGCGCGCGCGCGGCGGGGGTGGAGGCCGCGCGGATCAGACAGTTTGCGGCCGTGCCCGAAATGGCGGCGGCCGTCGAGAAGGACGCGCGGCCCGGGGATCTGATTCTGGTGAAGGGCTCGCGAGGGATGCGGCTCGAGCAGGTGGTGGACCGACTGGTACCTGGACGGAAGGACACGTTCGATCCCTTGCACGCCGCGGGGAGGAACTAG
- a CDS encoding phospho-N-acetylmuramoyl-pentapeptide-transferase — translation MFYHFLYPLHEQFPALNVFRYITFRSAYAAATALLLAFMLGPPVIRRLRALKIGQQVRDDGPRSHLPKSGTPTMGGVLLVIAIVIPTLLWGNLENRNVWIALLATLWMGLVGFIDDYLRVVKRMRKGLLGRYKLAGQMVLGIAVFSAVYFYPGHGVLDPAETNVPFLKRTVVDFGWLYLPFVILVVTGASNAVNLADGLDGLAAGMTTFAALALGGMCYVTGHVKFSQYLQIPYFQGAGELTVFCSAVVGATLGFLWWNCHPADVFMGDTGSLSLGAALGTVAVLIKREFLLAIVGAVFVAEALSVMAQVLSFKISGKRILKMAPLHHHFELGGWAEPRVVVRFWIAAALAALLGLSTLKLQ, via the coding sequence ATGTTCTATCACTTCCTCTATCCGCTGCACGAGCAATTCCCGGCGCTGAACGTCTTTCGGTACATCACCTTCCGCTCCGCCTACGCGGCCGCGACGGCGCTCCTCCTCGCGTTCATGCTCGGCCCTCCGGTGATCCGGAGGCTCCGGGCGCTCAAGATCGGCCAGCAGGTGCGGGACGACGGCCCCCGGAGTCACCTCCCGAAGTCCGGGACGCCCACGATGGGAGGGGTCCTGCTCGTGATCGCCATCGTGATCCCGACGCTCCTCTGGGGGAACCTCGAGAACAGGAACGTCTGGATCGCGCTGCTCGCGACCCTGTGGATGGGTTTGGTGGGCTTCATCGATGATTACCTTCGCGTCGTCAAACGCATGCGGAAGGGGCTCCTGGGACGCTACAAGCTGGCTGGGCAGATGGTGCTCGGGATCGCCGTGTTCTCGGCGGTCTATTTCTATCCCGGCCATGGCGTCCTGGATCCGGCCGAAACGAACGTGCCGTTCCTGAAACGCACGGTGGTGGACTTCGGCTGGCTCTATCTTCCGTTCGTCATCCTCGTCGTCACCGGCGCCTCGAACGCGGTGAATCTGGCGGACGGGCTCGACGGGCTGGCCGCGGGCATGACGACCTTCGCCGCCCTCGCCCTGGGCGGGATGTGCTATGTCACGGGCCACGTGAAATTCTCCCAGTACCTTCAGATTCCCTATTTCCAGGGTGCCGGGGAGCTCACCGTCTTCTGCTCCGCGGTGGTCGGCGCCACGCTGGGATTCCTATGGTGGAACTGCCATCCCGCGGACGTCTTCATGGGCGACACCGGGTCGCTCTCCCTGGGGGCGGCTCTCGGCACGGTGGCCGTCCTGATCAAGCGTGAGTTTCTCCTCGCCATCGTCGGCGCCGTGTTCGTCGCCGAAGCGCTCTCGGTCATGGCGCAGGTGCTGTCGTTCAAGATTTCCGGGAAGCGGATCCTCAAGATGGCGCCCCTTCATCACCATTTCGAGCTCGGCGGGTGGGCGGAGCCGCGCGTGGTGGTTCGGTTTTGGATCGCGGCGGCTCTCGCGGCGCTTCTGGGATTGAGCACGCTCAAACTGCAATGA
- the murD gene encoding UDP-N-acetylmuramoyl-L-alanine--D-glutamate ligase, protein MTKPVRAWFEGSRVLVVGLARSGYAAAKLLVRHGCNVRGVDRRHAEDLGAVAQELRDLGAELHFGSMNPSELHDRDLVVVSPGVPLDLPLFTEAERRGIPIAAEVELGFGVARAPIVAVTGTNGKSTTVELLGAVGKAAGRKTEVLGNIGTALSERAESVPADGLLVVEISSFQLEACTRFHPKVGVLLNVTPDHLDRHRNMEHYAGLKGRLFEFQNEEEFRVQPLGDARIELLLRPMKSRPLWFGFADPTGDGVWLEGGSLRFRFEGRAGSLIRREEAALPGPHNTENMAAAAAAALAVGISERAIAKAFREFRGLPHRLTLVAEIDGVRYVNDSKATNVDALRRALESFSPPVTLIAGGRDKDGDFAAIRALVMERVRHAVYVGEAASKLEQSWPDVPHERTPTLEDAVHAARARTPQGGVVLLSPGCASYDMFRNFEERGARFEAAVLEMKRSLAKARR, encoded by the coding sequence ATGACGAAACCGGTCCGGGCTTGGTTCGAGGGGTCGCGGGTGCTGGTGGTGGGGCTCGCGCGGAGCGGGTACGCAGCCGCGAAACTGCTCGTGCGCCACGGTTGCAACGTTCGCGGCGTGGACCGGAGGCATGCCGAGGATCTGGGGGCCGTGGCCCAGGAGCTTCGGGATCTCGGCGCGGAGCTCCACTTCGGCTCGATGAATCCGTCGGAGCTCCATGACCGGGACCTGGTGGTCGTGAGCCCGGGTGTGCCGCTCGATCTACCGCTCTTCACCGAGGCCGAGCGACGCGGCATTCCGATCGCGGCGGAGGTGGAGCTCGGGTTCGGGGTCGCGCGGGCTCCGATCGTCGCGGTAACCGGTACGAACGGGAAGAGCACGACGGTGGAGCTTCTGGGCGCGGTCGGAAAGGCCGCGGGGAGGAAAACGGAGGTGCTCGGCAATATCGGCACGGCGCTGTCGGAACGGGCGGAGTCGGTTCCGGCGGACGGGCTCCTGGTCGTGGAGATCTCGAGCTTCCAGCTCGAGGCCTGCACGCGGTTCCATCCCAAGGTCGGAGTGCTGCTCAACGTGACGCCGGATCATTTGGACCGCCACCGGAACATGGAGCATTACGCCGGCCTCAAGGGGCGTCTCTTCGAATTTCAAAACGAGGAGGAATTCCGCGTTCAGCCCCTCGGCGACGCGAGGATCGAACTATTGCTTCGCCCGATGAAGTCGCGGCCGCTCTGGTTCGGATTCGCCGACCCGACGGGGGACGGGGTGTGGCTCGAGGGAGGCTCGCTCCGCTTCCGCTTCGAGGGACGGGCGGGGAGTCTCATCCGCCGCGAGGAAGCGGCTCTGCCCGGCCCTCACAACACCGAGAACATGGCGGCGGCCGCGGCGGCGGCTCTCGCCGTCGGCATCTCCGAGCGCGCGATCGCCAAGGCCTTTCGCGAATTTCGCGGGCTGCCGCACCGGCTCACCCTGGTCGCGGAAATCGACGGAGTCCGCTACGTGAACGATTCCAAGGCCACCAACGTCGACGCGCTCCGGCGGGCGCTCGAATCCTTCTCTCCGCCCGTGACGCTCATCGCCGGCGGGAGGGACAAGGACGGGGATTTCGCCGCGATCCGCGCGCTCGTCATGGAGCGCGTGCGCCACGCCGTCTACGTGGGCGAAGCGGCTTCGAAGCTCGAGCAATCGTGGCCGGACGTCCCGCACGAGAGGACCCCCACGCTCGAGGACGCCGTGCACGCGGCGCGTGCCCGCACGCCCCAGGGGGGTGTGGTGCTTCTCTCGCCCGGTTGCGCGAGCTATGACATGTTCCGGAATTTCGAAGAACGGGGCGCCCGTTTCGAGGCCGCGGTCCTCGAGATGAAGCGCTCGTTGGCGAAGGCGCGCCGATGA
- the ftsW gene encoding putative lipid II flippase FtsW has product MSTAIAAPRRLDWAVLLPVVGLLALGLVMVYSSSAVLGADRYHSQFFFLKRQAVRLLLGLVVMLFLARLDYHRLVALSPWALAGSVVLLAALVVLGGAGVRGANRWLSVAEFTLQPTEVARCVCVIYLAKLLDRKGDRIRSFRDGVFPAAAVLGGIAVLILKQPNLGSTIALLTTGFLMLHLAGARPRHLGLLVGAGVFLALIQVLRHPYMMDRVQGWLSHWATGSVDAQGKSWQLHQSIVALGSGGILGEGPGRGMQKFFFLPDPHTDFIYAVIGEELGLVGTASVLVAYVVLFLRGLRIAGRAPDRLGFLLAAGLTVSLAVYVGINISVVTGIIPTTGLPLPFLSYGGSALVVNLGVVGVLLNVASQMQTGIRTGPVSGPVARKRPGGR; this is encoded by the coding sequence ATGAGCACCGCGATCGCGGCGCCCCGCAGGCTGGACTGGGCCGTCCTTCTTCCTGTGGTCGGCCTGCTTGCCCTCGGGCTCGTCATGGTCTATTCCTCGAGCGCGGTTCTCGGCGCGGACCGCTACCACTCGCAGTTTTTCTTCCTGAAGCGGCAGGCGGTGCGGCTCCTGCTCGGGCTCGTCGTGATGCTCTTTCTCGCGCGACTCGACTACCATCGCCTGGTCGCGCTCTCCCCCTGGGCCCTCGCGGGAAGCGTGGTGCTCCTCGCGGCGCTCGTCGTCCTCGGGGGCGCGGGGGTGCGCGGGGCGAACCGGTGGCTCTCGGTGGCGGAGTTCACGCTCCAGCCCACCGAGGTCGCGCGGTGCGTGTGCGTGATCTACCTCGCGAAGCTCCTCGACCGAAAAGGAGATCGAATCCGCTCGTTCCGGGACGGAGTGTTTCCCGCCGCGGCGGTTCTCGGCGGCATCGCTGTCCTGATCTTGAAGCAGCCCAATCTCGGAAGCACCATCGCGCTCCTCACGACGGGCTTCCTCATGCTGCACCTCGCGGGAGCCCGGCCGAGGCATCTGGGGCTCCTCGTCGGCGCCGGGGTGTTTCTGGCCCTGATCCAGGTCCTGCGCCATCCGTACATGATGGACCGCGTGCAGGGGTGGCTTTCGCATTGGGCGACGGGGTCGGTCGACGCGCAAGGGAAGAGCTGGCAGCTCCACCAATCCATCGTCGCGCTCGGGTCGGGAGGGATCCTCGGAGAAGGCCCTGGCCGGGGGATGCAGAAGTTCTTCTTTCTCCCCGATCCGCACACCGATTTCATTTACGCCGTGATCGGCGAGGAGCTCGGCCTGGTGGGCACGGCGTCGGTGCTCGTCGCGTACGTCGTCCTCTTCCTCCGCGGCCTTAGGATCGCCGGTCGCGCCCCGGACCGTTTGGGATTCCTGCTCGCGGCCGGCCTGACCGTGAGCCTCGCCGTCTACGTCGGCATCAACATCTCGGTTGTGACCGGGATCATCCCGACAACCGGATTGCCGCTTCCGTTCCTGAGCTATGGAGGATCGGCGTTGGTCGTGAACTTGGGGGTGGTGGGTGTCCTACTCAACGTCGCAAGCCAAATGCAAACCGGCATTCGAACCGGCCCGGTCAGCGGACCGGTCGCTCGGAAGCGCCCGGGTGGCCGATAG
- the murG gene encoding undecaprenyldiphospho-muramoylpentapeptide beta-N-acetylglucosaminyltransferase, giving the protein MSYSTSQAKCKPAFEPARSADRSLGSARVADSAGAIRVLIAAGGTGGHLYPGLAIAEEWMRTHPDSNVVFVGTARGPEAQAVPRAGFELRTISARGFPRRPGLAWFRATFGLLRALGQSFRLIVELKPHVVLGTGSYVSAPVLLIARLFGIPVIIQEQNSIPGATNRWLNLIATEVHISFVESRGYFRRKNNLRVSGNPIRRSLLRQDRQTAYEAFSLDPEKRTLFVFGGSRGAQSINRAVQGALERLKHLTQLQVIWQTGSEDFEAIEPRFRNFPLRVRVFPYLEAIEKAYAVADIAICRAGAMTIAELAACGVPAILVPYPYATRDHQTHNARGLLDRDAAEVIADKDLSPEILAGKVEALLRDEARLRRLSRNARAFARVDAAQRIARSMEQLVHASPIPREG; this is encoded by the coding sequence GTGTCCTACTCAACGTCGCAAGCCAAATGCAAACCGGCATTCGAACCGGCCCGGTCAGCGGACCGGTCGCTCGGAAGCGCCCGGGTGGCCGATAGCGCCGGGGCGATTCGCGTGCTGATCGCGGCCGGTGGAACCGGCGGACATCTCTATCCGGGCCTTGCCATCGCGGAGGAGTGGATGCGGACGCATCCCGATTCGAACGTGGTGTTCGTCGGCACGGCCCGCGGGCCGGAGGCTCAGGCGGTGCCCCGCGCCGGTTTCGAGCTGAGGACGATCTCGGCGCGGGGGTTCCCGCGCCGTCCCGGTTTGGCCTGGTTTCGCGCGACGTTTGGGCTCCTGAGGGCCTTGGGGCAGTCGTTCCGGCTGATCGTCGAGCTGAAGCCGCACGTGGTCCTGGGAACCGGGAGCTACGTGAGCGCCCCGGTGCTCTTGATCGCGAGGCTCTTCGGAATCCCGGTGATCATTCAGGAGCAGAACTCGATTCCGGGCGCCACCAACCGCTGGCTGAATCTGATCGCGACCGAAGTGCACATCAGCTTCGTGGAGTCCCGGGGATATTTTCGCCGGAAGAACAACCTCCGCGTCTCGGGCAATCCGATCCGCAGGTCCCTTCTCCGGCAGGACAGGCAGACCGCGTACGAGGCCTTCAGTTTGGATCCCGAGAAGCGGACGCTCTTCGTGTTCGGCGGGAGCCGCGGCGCGCAAAGCATCAACCGGGCGGTCCAGGGCGCGCTCGAGCGCCTGAAGCACCTCACACAACTCCAAGTGATCTGGCAGACGGGATCCGAGGACTTCGAGGCGATCGAGCCTCGCTTCCGGAATTTTCCGCTGCGGGTGCGTGTCTTCCCGTATCTCGAGGCGATCGAGAAGGCGTACGCGGTCGCCGATATCGCGATATGCCGCGCGGGCGCCATGACGATCGCCGAGCTCGCCGCCTGCGGCGTCCCCGCCATCCTCGTGCCCTACCCGTACGCGACGCGGGACCATCAGACGCATAACGCGCGCGGGCTCCTGGACCGCGACGCCGCCGAGGTCATCGCGGACAAGGACTTGAGTCCCGAGATCCTCGCCGGCAAGGTCGAGGCTCTCCTTCGCGACGAGGCGCGGCTTCGCCGTCTGTCGAGGAACGCGCGGGCGTTCGCGCGGGTCGACGCCGCCCAGCGTATCGCGCGTTCCATGGAGCAGCTCGTCCATGCGAGCCCGATCCCGCGTGAGGGCTGA
- a CDS encoding UDP-N-acetylmuramate--L-alanine ligase has product MYGRIRRIHLVGIGGSGMSGIAEVLLNLGYQVSGSDVKESEPVARLRSLGARVFIGHRAEQVEVADVVVVSTAIAEANPEILRAHERGVPVIPRAEMLAELMRIKYSLAVAGAHGKTTTTSMVGEILAHGGLDPTVIVGGRVRAVGANARLGQGPFLVAEADESDGSFLLLTPTIAVVTNIDAEHLDYYKDLAHVQETFLDFVNRVPFYGTVVLPHDDPNAAPLRPRVKRRLLTYGFSEGADFRGSELHVDARGVRFRLNARGRDEGLFELRVSGKHNARNALAAIVAGWELGIPIPKIREAMSEFAGVSRRLEIRGEVRGALWVDDYGHHPTEIEAAIQALRETYGRRIVAVFQPHRFTRTKALRDRFATCFAGVSELVLLPIYPAGERAIPGIASEILAEGIRANGTATVRMAADFGQAAKIAREMLREGDLLVTIGAGDVYRVGELARGGPGVSAQRARSGGAA; this is encoded by the coding sequence ATGTACGGAAGGATTCGCAGGATTCACCTCGTGGGAATCGGCGGGAGCGGAATGAGCGGGATCGCGGAGGTGCTCTTGAATCTGGGCTACCAGGTGTCGGGATCCGACGTGAAGGAATCCGAGCCGGTGGCGCGGCTCCGCTCGCTCGGCGCGCGCGTCTTCATCGGACATCGCGCCGAACAGGTGGAGGTGGCCGACGTGGTCGTGGTCTCGACGGCGATCGCGGAGGCGAATCCCGAGATTCTCCGCGCGCACGAGCGCGGCGTCCCGGTCATCCCGCGCGCGGAGATGCTCGCCGAGCTGATGCGGATCAAGTACTCGTTGGCCGTCGCCGGGGCGCACGGAAAGACGACGACCACGTCGATGGTGGGGGAGATCCTTGCACACGGCGGGCTCGACCCGACCGTGATCGTCGGGGGCCGGGTCCGGGCCGTGGGCGCAAACGCTCGGCTCGGACAAGGGCCGTTCCTCGTCGCGGAAGCCGACGAGAGCGACGGGAGCTTCCTCCTCCTCACCCCCACCATCGCCGTCGTGACGAACATCGACGCCGAGCACCTCGATTACTACAAAGACTTGGCCCACGTGCAGGAGACCTTCCTCGATTTCGTGAACCGCGTTCCCTTTTACGGAACCGTCGTCCTGCCCCACGACGACCCCAACGCGGCGCCCCTCCGGCCGCGGGTGAAGCGCCGTCTGCTCACCTATGGCTTCTCGGAGGGCGCGGACTTCCGAGGCTCCGAGCTCCATGTCGACGCGCGGGGCGTTCGCTTCCGGCTGAACGCCCGCGGACGCGACGAGGGGCTGTTCGAGCTTCGGGTCTCCGGCAAGCACAACGCCCGGAACGCCCTCGCCGCGATCGTCGCGGGTTGGGAGCTGGGAATCCCCATTCCTAAGATCCGCGAGGCGATGTCCGAGTTCGCGGGCGTGAGCCGGAGGCTCGAGATCCGCGGGGAGGTGCGGGGCGCGCTCTGGGTGGACGACTACGGCCACCACCCGACCGAAATCGAAGCCGCGATCCAGGCGCTCCGCGAAACCTACGGGCGGAGGATCGTCGCCGTCTTCCAGCCGCATCGTTTCACCCGCACGAAGGCGTTGCGCGACCGATTCGCGACCTGCTTCGCGGGGGTATCCGAGCTCGTGCTTCTGCCCATCTACCCCGCCGGAGAGAGGGCGATCCCGGGCATCGCCTCCGAGATTCTGGCGGAAGGAATCCGGGCGAACGGCACGGCGACCGTGCGGATGGCGGCGGATTTCGGCCAGGCCGCGAAGATCGCCCGCGAGATGCTGCGCGAAGGGGACCTCCTGGTCACGATCGGAGCCGGGGATGTCTACCGCGTCGGCGAGCTGGCGCGGGGAGGCCCCGGCGTGAGCGCGCAGCGTGCCCGGAGCGGAGGGGCCGCGTGA
- a CDS encoding FtsQ-type POTRA domain-containing protein — protein MRAGCRTTARLKLPERRRRNRRIAVSAVLLILALWGLTKLARPAATVLGKLPLFQAGRVEVTGLFYLTRDEIRPSIPVSDGESLFEVRPAEIVRALTRNPRIESASVLFLPAAVRVSVRERRPFVLVNAGGLLEVDSTGTILPPLARGLIADRPVVTGLPIAARPPGTRVTVPRFDDVLRVVSLLESPDVGLLPEISEIVANDPRWFVLRTSRDQIPILIDPKGLTPRCMRALAATLRDLRDRDRRVLGLDARYRGQVIVRCAPDSLGEAPAVRDKV, from the coding sequence GTGAGGGCGGGTTGCCGCACGACGGCCAGGCTCAAGCTCCCCGAGCGGCGCCGGCGGAATCGAAGGATCGCTGTCTCCGCGGTCCTCCTGATCCTGGCGCTGTGGGGACTCACGAAGCTCGCGCGTCCCGCGGCGACCGTGCTCGGGAAGCTGCCCCTGTTCCAAGCGGGGCGCGTCGAGGTGACGGGCCTTTTCTATCTCACGCGGGATGAAATCCGGCCGTCGATCCCGGTGAGCGACGGAGAGAGCCTTTTCGAGGTGCGGCCGGCCGAGATTGTCCGCGCGTTGACGCGAAATCCCAGAATCGAGAGCGCCTCGGTGCTGTTTCTTCCGGCCGCGGTTCGCGTTTCGGTTCGCGAGCGCAGACCGTTCGTGCTCGTGAACGCGGGAGGCCTCCTCGAGGTGGACTCCACCGGGACGATCCTGCCCCCGCTCGCGCGAGGGTTGATCGCCGATCGCCCCGTGGTGACCGGACTCCCGATTGCGGCCCGGCCGCCGGGCACCCGCGTGACCGTGCCGCGATTCGACGACGTCCTCCGCGTCGTGTCGCTTCTCGAGTCGCCGGACGTTGGGCTCCTGCCCGAGATCTCCGAGATCGTCGCGAACGATCCCCGGTGGTTCGTCCTGCGGACCTCCCGGGATCAGATCCCAATCCTGATCGATCCGAAAGGGCTGACGCCGCGTTGCATGAGGGCCCTGGCGGCGACGCTCCGCGATTTGCGGGATCGCGATCGGCGGGTGTTGGGTCTGGACGCCCGATATCGGGGCCAGGTGATCGTCCGGTGCGCACCCGACAGCTTGGGCGAAGCCCCGGCGGTGCGGGACAAGGTGTAA